A stretch of the Coprobacillus cateniformis genome encodes the following:
- a CDS encoding TetR/AcrR family transcriptional regulator translates to MNEELTTKQKIRDQALNLFSTKGFESVGVAEIASAVGIKAPSLYKHYASKQMILEAIVEEMNNRYNQYVASMQMDGTHAQKDVHLFLNIDEDRLVEMGKSMFLFFLHDEYTSQFRKLLTIEQFHNHDLGQMLKQQYMIEPLLYQEVIFGRLIHTQLFKSLDSQITALHFYAPLRLLMELCDVEPEKEPEALVMLERHIRQFNHIYQSESRS, encoded by the coding sequence ATGAATGAAGAATTAACAACAAAACAAAAAATCAGAGATCAAGCTTTAAATCTTTTTTCAACCAAAGGTTTTGAAAGTGTAGGTGTTGCTGAGATTGCAAGTGCTGTTGGTATCAAGGCACCATCACTTTATAAACATTATGCTAGCAAACAAATGATTTTAGAAGCCATTGTTGAAGAAATGAATAATCGTTATAACCAATATGTTGCTTCAATGCAAATGGATGGAACTCATGCTCAAAAAGATGTTCATCTCTTTTTAAATATTGATGAAGACCGTTTGGTAGAAATGGGCAAGAGTATGTTTTTGTTCTTTTTACATGATGAATATACCAGTCAATTTCGCAAACTGTTAACCATTGAACAATTTCATAATCACGACTTAGGACAAATGCTGAAGCAGCAATATATGATTGAACCTTTACTTTATCAAGAAGTCATTTTTGGACGATTAATTCATACTCAACTTTTTAAGTCTTTAGATTCACAGATAACAGCATTACACTTTTATGCACCATTACGTCTTTTGATGGAATTATGTGATGTTGAACCAGAGAAAGAACCTGAAGCGCTTGTTATGTTAGAGAGACACATTCGTCAATTTAATCATATCTATCAATCTGAAAGTAGGTCATGA
- a CDS encoding MATE family efflux transporter: MKKDMTNGSPWKLIIAFGIPLVIGNIFQQFYNMVDSIIVGKYVGKVALAAVGSTGSLNFMIIGFGIGICSGFGIPIAQSFGGKKIKQMKEYIINAFYLCTIITIVMTIVTVLLLPKILTWMQTPSNIYDQAYDYIVVIFLGLFATMIYNMLASILRAIGDSKTPLYFLILSSVINIALDLYFITQLNMGAAGAAYATVIAQFISGIACYVYMKKKTDILTFEHDEKRFQKIHCLKLLQLGLPMAMQFSITAIGSVVIQSAVNTLGSDVVAAVTAAIKISIMLTQPLETLGLTMATYGGQNLGAYKIERIFQGLKVSCIIGAIYCVFAFIFVYLTSDYLSLLFIDASETAIIADIKQYLLYNSSCYYILSILFILRNLLQGLGYSFLAMFGGVAEMIARCIVAFCFVGMLGFSAICFANPLAWIFADVVFVAGWLYKRKELKLMVNQKDEFIEMNS, encoded by the coding sequence ATGAAGAAAGATATGACAAATGGCAGTCCATGGAAACTCATTATTGCTTTTGGAATTCCATTGGTTATTGGAAATATTTTCCAACAGTTTTATAATATGGTAGATAGTATTATTGTTGGAAAATATGTTGGAAAGGTTGCTTTGGCAGCAGTTGGGTCAACTGGCTCATTAAACTTTATGATTATTGGATTTGGTATTGGAATTTGTAGTGGGTTTGGGATTCCCATAGCCCAGAGTTTTGGTGGCAAAAAAATCAAACAAATGAAAGAATATATTATCAATGCATTTTATCTTTGTACAATCATCACAATTGTCATGACAATTGTGACAGTATTATTGTTACCTAAGATTTTAACATGGATGCAAACACCAAGTAATATTTATGACCAAGCCTATGATTATATTGTAGTGATTTTCTTGGGTTTATTTGCAACAATGATTTACAATATGTTAGCGAGTATTTTACGTGCAATTGGGGATTCAAAAACACCATTGTATTTTTTGATTTTATCATCGGTTATTAATATTGCTTTAGATTTATATTTTATTACACAGTTGAATATGGGAGCTGCTGGTGCTGCTTATGCAACAGTCATTGCCCAGTTTATTTCGGGAATTGCTTGTTATGTTTATATGAAAAAGAAAACAGATATTCTGACTTTTGAACATGATGAAAAAAGATTTCAAAAAATTCATTGTTTGAAATTATTGCAATTAGGATTACCAATGGCTATGCAGTTTTCAATAACAGCAATTGGAAGTGTAGTCATTCAATCTGCTGTGAATACTTTAGGTTCTGATGTTGTGGCTGCTGTGACAGCCGCTATTAAAATTTCCATTATGTTAACACAGCCATTGGAGACTCTAGGCTTAACAATGGCTACATATGGTGGACAAAATCTAGGAGCCTATAAAATTGAACGTATTTTTCAAGGTTTAAAGGTAAGTTGCATTATTGGTGCTATTTATTGTGTATTTGCGTTTATCTTTGTATATTTGACATCGGATTATTTATCCTTATTATTTATAGATGCTAGTGAAACAGCTATTATAGCGGATATTAAGCAGTATCTTTTATATAATTCATCTTGTTATTATATCTTAAGTATTTTATTTATTTTAAGAAATCTATTACAAGGTTTAGGTTATAGTTTCTTGGCGATGTTCGGTGGAGTTGCTGAAATGATTGCACGATGCATTGTTGCCTTTTGCTTTGTTGGTATGCTTGGTTTTAGTGCTATCTGTTTTGCGAATCCATTGGCTTGGATTTTCGCTGATGTTGTATTTGTAGCAGGATGGTTATATAAACGAAAAGAATTAAAATTAATGGTGAATCAAAAAGATGAATTTATTGAAATGAATTCATAA
- a CDS encoding nucleoside-triphosphatase, producing MKNIFITGDRQIGKSTLLNHILSECQKEYVGYRTLPDQKVSIGYTYVMQDITTQETMSISYYDGNRMMGIPETFSNLGVRCLKHALKSSCEIVVLDELGRFEQENLDFIESVYDLLDSEKWVIAVLKNEPISYLLQMKQREDCQLYDLNTLSFEQAEQMIISEIKMKGEEDE from the coding sequence ATGAAAAATATTTTTATAACTGGAGATCGTCAAATTGGAAAGTCAACGCTACTTAATCATATTCTATCTGAGTGTCAAAAAGAATATGTAGGGTATCGAACACTCCCTGATCAAAAGGTATCAATTGGCTATACATATGTGATGCAAGATATAACAACTCAAGAGACGATGTCTATATCTTATTATGATGGAAATAGAATGATGGGAATACCTGAAACCTTTTCTAATTTAGGTGTCAGGTGTTTAAAACATGCTTTAAAATCTTCATGTGAAATCGTTGTCCTTGATGAATTAGGACGTTTTGAACAGGAAAATCTAGATTTTATTGAATCTGTTTATGATTTATTAGATAGTGAAAAATGGGTGATTGCTGTTCTTAAAAATGAACCTATTTCTTATCTTTTACAGATGAAACAAAGAGAAGATTGTCAGTTATATGATTTGAATACTCTTTCATTTGAACAAGCAGAACAAATGATTATTTCTGAAATAAAAATGAAGGGAGAAGAGGATGAATAA
- a CDS encoding translation factor GTPase family protein — protein MRKCVIGTLAHVDAGKTTLTESLLYLAGSIRKLGRVDHGDAFLDYDSQERVRGITIFSKQSLLRYKDVDMTLIDTPGHVDFSAEMERTLQILDYAIIVISGLDGVQAHTETIWNLLNAYHIPTFLFINKMDISHYEKSDLMKDLKEKLDERCVDLTSQDDFYEDIALCDDMLLDYYLEHQTLTNSMIQDAVENRKVFPCFFGSALKMKEVDSFLEALTLYTKEKRYPDEFGAKVYKITRDEQGQRLTHLKITGGILHVKAQLGEHKVDQIRKYSGYKYTVENTVYAGDICAVKGLKTIQAGDGLGFEDNALQPHLTPYMNYRIVLPSDCDRFEAISQIRQLSEEDPQLHMTYHEDTQDLTVQFMGEIQIDVLKKMIEERFHLHVEFDQGRIIYKETILETVEGIGHFEPLRHYAEVHLLLEPAQRGSGLQFSINCSEDMLDKHWQRLILTHLEEKEHIGVLAGFPITDMKVTLLAGKAHQKHTEGGDFRQATYRALRQGLKTARCQLLEPYYQFRLDIPSAYLSKAIYDIESMNGEFILPATTGQNIVIEGKAPVAKMKDYQLAVTQYTKGKGRLYCFLKGYEPCLNQDEVIHQIQYDSEKDMNNPTGSVFCSHGAGFYVKWNEVKNYMHIDFQYQPQVSQEYQKEIYSSSLDGDEELEAIFTRTYGEMKRYTFHDFQSDSKEYMPSMTSQPKSECLLVDGYNIIHAWPELKALAVDNLEGARFRLLDMMCNYQGYKKCLLIVVFDAYKVKQNLGTSEQYHNIHVVYTKESQTADMYIERVTHEMASQYHMTVATSDALEQLIITGAGAYRMSARELKQDLERLNREKQSNYSSQQPKSHNYLLEDIRNFKNE, from the coding sequence ATGCGAAAATGTGTGATAGGAACATTAGCTCATGTCGATGCTGGAAAAACAACCCTAACAGAAAGTCTATTGTATTTAGCAGGAAGTATACGTAAATTGGGTCGCGTTGATCATGGTGATGCATTCTTGGATTATGATTCGCAGGAGCGTGTTCGAGGCATTACCATCTTTTCTAAACAATCTCTATTACGATATAAAGATGTGGATATGACCTTGATTGATACACCGGGTCATGTTGATTTTTCAGCTGAAATGGAAAGAACATTACAAATCTTAGATTATGCAATCATTGTAATTAGTGGTTTAGATGGTGTTCAAGCACATACAGAAACCATTTGGAATCTCTTAAACGCATATCATATCCCAACTTTCTTATTTATTAATAAAATGGATATTTCACATTATGAAAAAAGTGATTTAATGAAAGATTTAAAAGAGAAGTTGGATGAAAGATGTGTTGATTTGACTTCGCAAGATGATTTTTATGAGGATATTGCGTTATGTGATGATATGCTTTTAGACTATTATCTTGAACATCAAACATTAACAAATTCAATGATTCAAGATGCTGTTGAAAATAGAAAAGTTTTTCCTTGTTTTTTTGGTTCAGCTTTAAAAATGAAAGAAGTTGATTCTTTTTTAGAAGCTCTCACTCTTTATACAAAAGAAAAAAGGTATCCAGATGAATTTGGTGCAAAAGTCTATAAGATTACAAGAGATGAACAAGGACAACGCTTAACACATTTAAAAATAACTGGTGGGATTCTGCATGTAAAGGCTCAGTTGGGTGAGCATAAGGTCGATCAAATTCGAAAGTATTCTGGTTATAAATATACAGTAGAAAATACTGTTTATGCTGGTGATATATGTGCAGTCAAAGGTTTAAAAACAATTCAAGCTGGTGATGGATTGGGATTTGAAGACAATGCTTTACAACCTCATCTGACTCCTTATATGAATTATCGGATTGTCTTGCCATCAGATTGTGACCGTTTTGAAGCCATTTCTCAGATACGTCAATTATCAGAAGAAGATCCCCAACTACATATGACATATCATGAAGACACACAAGATCTGACAGTGCAATTTATGGGTGAGATTCAAATTGATGTTTTAAAGAAAATGATTGAAGAAAGATTTCATCTTCATGTTGAATTTGATCAGGGACGGATTATTTATAAAGAAACAATCTTGGAAACAGTCGAAGGAATTGGTCATTTTGAACCGTTACGTCATTATGCAGAAGTTCATCTTTTATTAGAACCTGCTCAGCGAGGAAGTGGATTGCAATTTTCAATCAATTGTTCAGAAGATATGCTAGATAAACATTGGCAAAGATTAATTTTGACACATCTTGAAGAAAAGGAACACATTGGCGTTCTTGCTGGTTTTCCTATCACAGATATGAAAGTCACATTGTTGGCAGGTAAAGCTCATCAAAAACATACTGAAGGTGGAGATTTTAGACAGGCAACTTATCGTGCTTTAAGACAAGGGTTGAAAACAGCTCGTTGCCAATTATTAGAGCCTTATTATCAATTTCGCTTGGATATCCCCTCTGCTTATTTAAGCAAAGCTATTTATGATATAGAATCTATGAATGGTGAATTTATCTTGCCAGCAACAACAGGTCAAAATATTGTGATAGAAGGAAAAGCACCTGTTGCAAAGATGAAAGATTATCAATTAGCAGTTACACAATATACCAAAGGAAAAGGTCGTTTGTATTGTTTTCTTAAAGGTTATGAACCTTGTCTAAACCAAGATGAAGTGATTCATCAAATTCAATATGATAGTGAAAAGGATATGAATAATCCAACTGGATCTGTTTTTTGCTCACATGGGGCTGGTTTTTATGTGAAATGGAATGAAGTTAAAAATTATATGCATATAGATTTTCAATATCAACCTCAAGTTTCTCAAGAATATCAAAAAGAAATTTATTCATCTTCTCTTGATGGTGACGAAGAATTAGAAGCCATCTTTACACGAACATATGGAGAAATGAAACGTTATACATTTCATGATTTTCAATCTGACTCAAAAGAATATATGCCTTCAATGACTTCACAACCAAAATCTGAATGCTTGTTAGTAGATGGCTATAATATTATTCATGCATGGCCTGAATTAAAGGCATTAGCTGTGGATAATTTGGAAGGAGCAAGATTTCGTTTACTGGATATGATGTGTAATTATCAAGGCTATAAGAAGTGTTTGTTGATTGTTGTATTTGATGCATATAAAGTCAAACAAAATCTAGGAACAAGTGAACAATATCATAATATTCATGTTGTTTATACAAAAGAGTCTCAAACCGCAGATATGTATATAGAACGTGTCACACATGAAATGGCTAGTCAATATCATATGACTGTAGCAACTTCTGATGCCTTAGAACAACTCATTATAACTGGTGCAGGAGCTTATCGGATGTCAGCACGTGAATTAAAACAAGATTTGGAAAGATTAAATCGAGAGAAACAATCCAATTATTCTTCTCAACAGCCAAAAAGTCATAATTATCTTTTAGAAGATATTCGTAATTTTAAAAATGAGTAA
- a CDS encoding HAD-IC family P-type ATPase — protein sequence MENTHAYQTHGLNTNEVQERKDAGKQNGISQPASKTYYQILKDNIFTLFNLLNFFIFVALMMVEAWSNLVFMAIIIANAGIGILQEMNAKRLVDKLSILTKPTIHVMRDGHKQVVDIQDIVLDDLLILESGDQVCNDAVVVFGSIEANESLLTGESDPIHKHQDAHLLSGSSVISGKCYARVEKVGKDNYATTLIQQAQVSKEQNSELMDSMNRVTRITTFMIIPLGIILFIEALWLRDDTLLTAVVSSSAALLGMLPKGLVLLTSVSLANGVTRLAKRQVLVQDLYSLETLSHVDVLCLDKTGTITDGHMKVEHMFTYGVISHLPNKEIMGSYLRFSDDNNVTFQAMDHYFQKNQILNPLQKIPFSSLRKWSAIEFESFGTVVVGATEKIMKHNLPIEINEYIQQGMRAIAVGFTKESVFDDQPLPELQTLMVLILSDNMRKNTKETLDYFHKEGIDTKIISGDHVETVAAIAKKAGVKNYEKFIDMSTVTDEEISTVVEDYTIFGRVTPFQKKRIVEELQKGGHHVAMTGDGVNDLLALKEADCSIAIADGSDASKQISQVVLLNSDFTCLPDVLLEGRKVVNNVTRVAGVFFIKTIYTILLSIICVFTNTPFPFIPLQITLIDLFIEAMPSFLTMFESDTRKIKGAFLPQVFTKALPNGISIIICFMLVMMFYPRFSFDYLEAVTIMYIVLGVVSMVAVIRSCIPFTNLRVIVCTLMILGFISAVVVGAGHLNLAVITQRIGIYAIGVSFIGLVIERLFYSYIKKNQTPLQAIPYISK from the coding sequence ATGGAAAATACACATGCATATCAAACACATGGTTTAAATACAAATGAAGTTCAAGAAAGAAAAGATGCTGGAAAACAAAATGGCATAAGTCAACCAGCTAGTAAAACTTATTATCAAATATTAAAAGATAATATTTTTACACTTTTTAATCTCTTGAACTTTTTCATCTTTGTTGCATTAATGATGGTTGAAGCATGGTCAAATCTTGTGTTCATGGCTATTATTATAGCGAATGCTGGGATTGGAATTTTACAAGAAATGAATGCGAAAAGACTGGTTGATAAACTTTCTATTTTGACCAAGCCAACTATCCATGTTATGCGTGATGGGCATAAGCAGGTGGTTGATATTCAAGATATTGTTTTAGATGATTTGTTAATTCTAGAAAGTGGAGATCAGGTATGTAATGATGCAGTTGTTGTCTTTGGAAGTATAGAAGCAAATGAGTCTTTATTAACTGGTGAATCTGATCCAATCCATAAGCATCAGGATGCTCATCTTTTATCAGGAAGTAGTGTTATATCTGGGAAATGTTATGCAAGGGTTGAAAAGGTTGGTAAAGATAATTATGCAACAACACTCATTCAACAAGCACAAGTGTCCAAAGAACAAAATTCTGAATTAATGGATTCTATGAATCGTGTGACACGAATAACCACTTTTATGATTATCCCTTTAGGAATTATTCTTTTTATAGAGGCATTGTGGTTACGTGATGATACATTATTGACAGCAGTTGTTTCTTCTTCAGCTGCATTGCTTGGAATGTTGCCAAAAGGACTGGTATTGCTGACGAGTGTTTCATTAGCAAATGGGGTTACACGATTGGCGAAACGTCAAGTTCTTGTACAGGATTTATATTCTTTAGAAACATTATCTCATGTTGATGTTTTATGTTTGGATAAAACAGGAACGATTACAGATGGCCATATGAAAGTTGAACATATGTTTACATATGGTGTTATCTCACATTTACCAAATAAAGAAATCATGGGATCTTATTTACGTTTTAGTGATGATAATAATGTTACATTTCAAGCCATGGATCATTATTTTCAAAAAAATCAAATCTTAAATCCTCTTCAAAAGATTCCTTTTTCATCATTACGTAAATGGAGTGCAATTGAATTTGAAAGTTTTGGAACAGTTGTCGTAGGTGCAACCGAAAAAATAATGAAACATAATTTACCAATTGAAATCAACGAATATATTCAGCAAGGAATGCGAGCAATTGCAGTTGGTTTTACGAAAGAGAGTGTTTTTGATGATCAGCCTTTGCCAGAACTCCAAACTTTAATGGTCTTGATTTTATCAGATAATATGAGAAAAAATACCAAAGAAACACTGGATTACTTCCATAAAGAAGGTATTGATACAAAGATTATTTCAGGTGACCATGTTGAAACAGTTGCTGCAATTGCTAAAAAAGCAGGAGTTAAAAATTATGAAAAATTTATAGATATGTCAACTGTTACAGATGAAGAAATCAGTACAGTTGTTGAAGATTATACAATCTTTGGAAGGGTTACGCCTTTTCAAAAGAAGCGTATTGTAGAAGAACTGCAAAAGGGTGGACATCATGTGGCTATGACTGGTGATGGCGTTAATGATTTATTGGCTCTCAAAGAAGCAGATTGTTCTATCGCCATTGCTGATGGAAGTGATGCTTCTAAACAAATTTCCCAAGTTGTTTTATTAAATAGTGATTTTACATGTTTGCCAGATGTTCTTTTAGAAGGTCGTAAGGTTGTGAATAATGTAACACGTGTTGCAGGCGTTTTCTTTATCAAAACAATTTATACAATCCTTTTATCAATCATTTGTGTCTTTACAAATACACCTTTTCCTTTTATACCATTGCAGATTACTCTCATCGATTTATTTATTGAAGCAATGCCTTCTTTCTTGACAATGTTTGAGTCTGATACAAGAAAGATTAAGGGGGCTTTCTTACCACAAGTCTTTACAAAGGCTTTACCAAATGGTATAAGTATTATCATTTGTTTTATGCTTGTTATGATGTTTTATCCAAGATTCTCATTTGATTATTTAGAAGCTGTAACAATTATGTATATTGTCTTAGGTGTTGTCAGTATGGTTGCAGTCATTCGTTCATGTATTCCATTTACCAATTTAAGAGTCATTGTATGTACTCTTATGATTTTGGGTTTTATCAGTGCAGTCGTTGTAGGAGCAGGACATCTTAATCTTGCAGTCATAACACAACGTATAGGGATTTATGCTATTGGTGTAAGTTTTATTGGGCTGGTTATTGAAAGGCTTTTCTATTCATATATTAAGAAGAACCAAACACCGCTTCAGGCTATTCCATATATATCTAAATAA
- a CDS encoding PTS sugar transporter subunit IIB — MLNIALCCSAAMSTSLLVNKMIDEANKQGIQIHIWAKGVNEIEAETKDVDVILIAPQVKYAKKQIEKRVSPIPVIEISMKDYGLMNGKNIFNNIINIMQKS; from the coding sequence ATGTTAAATATTGCATTATGTTGTAGCGCCGCTATGTCTACAAGCCTACTTGTTAATAAAATGATAGATGAAGCTAACAAGCAAGGTATTCAAATTCATATTTGGGCAAAAGGTGTCAATGAAATTGAAGCAGAAACAAAAGATGTTGATGTTATTTTGATTGCTCCTCAAGTCAAATATGCAAAAAAACAAATAGAAAAAAGAGTTTCACCTATTCCCGTTATTGAAATATCAATGAAAGACTACGGATTAATGAATGGTAAGAATATTTTCAATAATATTATCAATATTATGCAAAAATCATAA
- a CDS encoding sensor histidine kinase, with protein sequence MKNYNRIIFCSIILYLFVAVVLGSFLFHSENQRNHFYRVEANRILSTLTDIQSIENINLDAYETIWKIDFLDKEISNQNVVKNFFQEDNANNIYIQPFYIHNDFLGYIKFIYKLPVFNIQKLILIAEISLFILEFFVLVVLIYMKKKLVEPFQRLSELPIQLAKGHLKGHIKEEKSRYLGRFMWGMGQLKDTLDVSRQRQIELMKEQKKMLLSLSHDIKTPLNLIKLYSKALEEDIYTNEQDKRNAVHQIGQKSQEIEKYVEEIIQSSREDILDLPVHNSEFYLQDLLSKVMNVYAEQCALRHIDLKLGDFENRLLKGDIERCQEVLENLFENAFKYGDGRRIEVSFYEEDYCQLIRLFSSGSTVTDNEFNHLFESFFRGTNAKGMKGSGLGLYICKELMQKMDGTIFAEKCEDGMAFIMVLR encoded by the coding sequence ATGAAGAATTATAATCGTATTATCTTTTGTTCAATTATTCTCTATCTTTTTGTCGCTGTTGTTTTAGGCAGTTTTCTTTTTCATTCTGAAAATCAGAGGAACCATTTTTATCGTGTTGAAGCCAATCGCATTCTTTCAACACTCACAGATATTCAATCTATTGAGAATATAAATTTAGATGCTTATGAGACAATTTGGAAGATAGATTTCTTGGATAAAGAAATCAGTAATCAAAATGTTGTCAAAAACTTTTTTCAAGAAGACAATGCCAATAACATTTATATCCAGCCATTTTATATTCATAATGATTTTTTAGGTTATATCAAATTTATATATAAATTGCCTGTTTTCAACATTCAAAAACTGATTCTTATTGCAGAGATATCTTTATTCATTTTAGAATTCTTTGTATTGGTTGTTCTTATATATATGAAAAAGAAATTAGTTGAGCCTTTTCAACGTTTAAGTGAATTACCAATTCAACTAGCAAAAGGTCATTTGAAAGGTCATATTAAGGAAGAGAAAAGCCGTTATTTGGGAAGATTTATGTGGGGAATGGGACAGTTAAAGGATACACTTGATGTGTCTAGACAAAGACAGATTGAACTTATGAAAGAACAAAAGAAGATGTTATTATCTCTTTCGCATGACATTAAGACACCTTTGAATCTAATAAAACTTTATAGCAAAGCATTAGAGGAAGATATTTATACAAACGAACAGGATAAAAGAAATGCAGTGCATCAAATAGGTCAAAAAAGTCAAGAAATTGAAAAGTATGTTGAAGAGATTATTCAATCTTCTCGAGAAGATATATTAGACTTACCTGTTCATAATTCTGAATTTTATCTTCAAGATCTCTTATCCAAAGTGATGAATGTTTATGCAGAACAATGTGCACTTAGACATATAGATTTAAAGCTTGGCGATTTTGAAAATCGTTTACTCAAAGGTGATATTGAAAGATGTCAGGAAGTTTTAGAAAATTTGTTTGAAAATGCTTTTAAATATGGTGATGGTCGTCGGATTGAAGTCTCTTTTTATGAAGAAGATTACTGTCAATTAATACGTTTATTTAGTTCTGGTTCAACAGTCACAGATAATGAGTTTAATCATCTTTTTGAAAGCTTTTTTAGAGGAACAAATGCAAAAGGGATGAAAGGGAGCGGACTTGGATTATATATATGTAAAGAATTAATGCAAAAGATGGATGGGACTATTTTTGCTGAAAAATGTGAGGACGGAATGGCATTTATAATGGTATTGAGATGA
- a CDS encoding flavodoxin family protein — MNVTIIHGQNHQESSYHAGRFLVNQFNDVEELHEFFLPDDLPVFCIGCYRCMHEGEEYCPHYQYLKPITQAIESSDLLIFTTPVYCFHVSAPMKTLLDHYFTWWDSHRPKATMYNKQAVIISSGAGAGMKSAIQDIKTSLSHWGISNIKICGFRSQAIHWSDVNQKNKHNVQQKLIKIANSLKQPPHPQIKTKAMFMIMRVTQLKKWSACQKDYDYWQEQGWLGKKRPWKSYE, encoded by the coding sequence ATGAACGTAACAATTATTCATGGACAAAATCATCAAGAGTCATCTTATCATGCTGGACGATTTTTAGTGAATCAATTCAATGATGTAGAAGAATTACATGAGTTCTTTTTACCAGATGATTTACCCGTCTTTTGCATAGGATGTTATCGTTGTATGCATGAAGGTGAGGAATATTGTCCTCATTATCAATATTTAAAACCCATAACACAAGCGATTGAATCATCAGACTTATTAATCTTTACAACACCAGTCTACTGTTTCCATGTTTCAGCACCTATGAAGACTTTGTTAGATCATTATTTTACATGGTGGGATAGTCATCGTCCAAAAGCAACAATGTACAACAAACAAGCTGTTATTATTTCATCTGGTGCTGGAGCAGGGATGAAAAGTGCTATCCAGGATATTAAAACAAGTCTATCCCACTGGGGAATTTCAAATATAAAAATATGTGGATTTCGTTCACAAGCAATCCATTGGAGTGATGTCAATCAAAAGAATAAACACAATGTCCAACAAAAATTAATAAAGATAGCCAATTCTTTAAAACAGCCACCACATCCTCAAATCAAAACAAAAGCAATGTTTATGATCATGCGCGTTACACAATTAAAGAAATGGTCAGCTTGTCAAAAGGATTATGATTATTGGCAAGAACAGGGGTGGCTAGGTAAAAAAAGGCCATGGAAATCATATGAATAG
- a CDS encoding response regulator transcription factor yields the protein MVDILLVEDNQELAKLIQAFLCKEGFSYYYASSAEDAFVWLKVHQPQVIVLDIMLPGSDGYAFCQSVRQTSDVPIFMMSAKSAKSDKLMGFELGADDYMEKPIDPDILCAKIRAILTRHSKDKQSDQIINSGAIRIDVAGHKVYLKNKLLDLNVKEYALLMLFIENAGKTLHKDYLFNEIWGMDSESENQTLTVHIKMLRSKIEKDSRNPQRIQTVWGIGYRYEEL from the coding sequence ATGGTAGATATTTTACTTGTCGAAGACAATCAAGAGTTAGCAAAATTAATTCAAGCCTTTCTATGTAAGGAAGGCTTTTCCTACTATTATGCATCTTCTGCTGAAGATGCCTTTGTTTGGTTGAAAGTTCATCAGCCACAGGTTATCGTTTTAGATATTATGTTACCTGGAAGTGATGGATATGCATTCTGTCAATCAGTACGTCAAACAAGTGATGTGCCTATTTTCATGATGAGTGCCAAATCAGCAAAATCAGATAAGCTTATGGGCTTTGAGTTAGGGGCAGATGACTATATGGAAAAACCAATTGATCCAGATATTTTGTGTGCCAAAATACGAGCTATTCTGACAAGGCATTCAAAAGATAAACAATCAGACCAAATCATTAATTCAGGTGCTATTCGTATTGATGTTGCTGGACATAAAGTGTATCTTAAAAATAAATTGCTAGATTTGAATGTGAAAGAATATGCATTATTGATGTTATTTATTGAAAATGCTGGAAAGACATTGCATAAAGATTATCTCTTTAATGAGATATGGGGTATGGATAGTGAAAGTGAAAATCAAACATTGACTGTGCATATTAAGATGTTAAGATCTAAGATAGAAAAAGATTCACGGAACCCACAACGTATCCAAACAGTTTGGGGTATCGGTTATCGTTATGAAGAATTATAA